The genomic region GGCAGCGTGCCCAGATCGACCGTCGCAAACGCCCGGGCCGTCAGGCTGCCGAACGTCGGGTCCGTATACCGGCCGATCAGCAGGCGGCCGGTCCGGTCGGTCTGCACCGAATCCAGCAGCACGGTGGAGGTGCGGACCGTAAAGGTGTCCGTATAGTAAACCCCGACCGGCGTTGTCGGGGTCAATCCAATTTCCTTCGGCTCTTCGCAGGCCGTGAGCCACAGAGAGGCAGCCGCCAGCCAGGTGATCGCGAAGACCTTAGCCAACCAGCTCGGTGTAGAGGGTGTAATACCGTTCGGCGACATTTTCGTCTTCTTCCGTAAGTTCAATTTTTTTCTCAGGCAGGTCATTCAAAATACTGGTTAAGCTGTCGCTGAAGTCTTCATCGGCCTTCACGACCACGTCGGCGTAGGCGCAGCCGATTTTCACGAATCCTTCAAAATCGCCTGTTTTCAGGTGCGACAGCATTTCTTCGTCGATGTCCATCGCTTTGGCCTTCTCGACGATGTCATCGGTAAAACGGTGGGTGAACGAATTATTGTACACCGAAAAGACCGATTTTGTATCCTTGAACATCGGGTCGTTCTTGTAGGTCGTTTTCAGGTACAGCGGAATCAGGGCCGTCATCCAGTCGTTGCAGTGTACGATGTCGGGCGACCAGCCAAGTTTCTTCACGGTTTCGAGGACGCCTTTGCAGAAAAAGATCGCCCGTTCGTCGTTATCTTCGTAAAAGCGGTTCTCTTTATCGAAGAAGACGTGCTTCCGCTGGAAGTAATCTTCGTTATCGATGAAATACACCTGCAGCTTGGCATTCGGAATCGACGCTACCTTGATAATCAGGGGCTTTTCCTCATCGCCCACTGTGATATTAATACCAGACAACCTGACCACCTCGTGCAGCCGGTTTTTCCGCTCGTTAATAAGGCCGAAACGGGGCACAAGAATACGAATTTCCATGCCGCGTTCCTGCATTTCCTGCGGAAGCTTCCGAACAAAATCGGCTACATCAGAGGTTTGAAGGAAGGGGTTAATTTCGCTGGCAACGTAGAGAATCCGAAGTTTGCTCATAAAACGATCGGGGGCTATAGTAGTGGACGGTAGTTCATTCTTGAACTCCTAAAAAACTTGCAAAATTATACAAAAAAATCTCAGATTTCAATAGAATTTGCGTCATAAATCTACTCTTTTTGTATCATTGCAGGTTTATTTCAAGGATTGAATGATTGATTGTCTGAATAACTGAACCGCTCCGCCGAAACTTCCAATCAGTCATTCAGCCAATCAATCATTCAATCATTCCCCCGATGCACATCTTTTCAACCGCCACCGAGCTTCGCCGCTACCTGAATACCGTTCGGCGGGCCGGACGACCTGTTCACTTTGTGCCCACGATGGGGGCGCTGCACGAAGGCCATCTGTCGCTGATCGAGGCGGCCCGCACCGACCTCTGGCATCTCGGCGGCGACTTCGGTCAGGAGCCCGCCCTGACGGTGTGCAGCATTTTTGTCAACCCGACGCAGTTCAACAATCCCGACGATCTGGCCCGGTATCCGCGTACGCTCGAAGCCGATCTGGCGCTACTGGAAGCGGCGGGCTGCGACGCGGTTTTTGCGCCCTCCGTGGCCGAAATGTACCCCGTCCCGGCGGTGCTGAAGATTCATTTCGGGGATCTGGAAACGGTGATGGAAGGAGCTTTCCGGCCCGGCCACTTCAACGGCGTGGGCATCGTGGTGGCCAAGCTTTTCCACCTGGTGCAGCCCGACCGGGCTTATTTCGGCCAGAAAGACCTGCAGCAGGTAGCCGTCGTCAAGCGGCTGGTGCGCGACCTGAGCTTTCCGGTCGAGATTGTCCGCTGCCCCACCCTGCGCGAAGCGGACGGCCTCGCCATGTCGTCGCGCAACCGGCTTCTTTCGCCCGACGAGCGCCGGCAGGCCACCGAACTTTACCGGGTTCTCACGCGGGCGCAGTCGCTCCTCACCGACGAAACGCCCATGGACGCCACCCGGGCAGCGGTAGCGCAGCACTTTGCCGACCTGCCGCAATTCCGCCTCGAATACTTCGAAATCGCCAACGCGGACACGCTCCAGCCGGTCGGCGACCTCCAGGCGCCCGGCACCACCGCCCTGCTCATCGCCGCGCAGCTCGGGAAAGTGCGGCTTATCGACAATCTGGTGTTTTAAAAAGTCGTCAGTCAGGCAGTGGTCAGTCGCTTCGCAGGTTTCGAATGGAGGCAGCGCAACCGACGACTGATAACTGCTCGCTGAACTTCTCCCGCTCCCCCAACGTTCTTTCGCTGACTGGATAACTGGGGCGGAATCATTACCTTTGCGCCCCTATCGTAACCAGATAGCCTATAGAAATCGCCCATGTTCATTACTGTAATGAAATCGAAGATCCACCGGGTCCGGGTGACGCAGGCCGAACTGAACTATGTCGGCAGCATCACCATCGACGAGGACCTGATGGACGCCGCCGGACTAATTGAAAATGAGCAGGTTCATATCGTCAACAACAACAATGGCGAACGCCTGATTACCTACGTCATCAAAGGAGAACGCGGTTCGGGCATCATCTGCCTCAACGGCGCCGCAGCCCGGCGGGCTCAGGTTGGCGACATCATCATCATCATTGCGTACGGCATGATGTCGCAGGAAGAAGCCGGCACGTTTAAGCCTACGGTCGTCTTTCCGGACGCCGAAAACCGGCTTGTCAAATAGGATTAATAAAAATTTCATTTCGGTAAGAGTCAGTTTCCGCTATTTTTGGTACGGAAACTGACTCTCTTCGTTTCTGAAACCGTCGTTTCGGAGTCACCAACTGCATGAAGAACATCATCAAGTACACCATTTCACTAGGAATTGCCGCCGGACTTCTCTGGTACGTATTCAAGGACATCAATCTGGCGGCGATGTTCGACGCCTTCCGCAAAGCCGATTATCGCTGGATCATTGCTTCGGGTCTGCTGACCATTCTGGCGCACTGGAGCCGGGCCTACCGCTGGAGCCTGCTCATGGAGCCGGTCGTCGGTCGGCGGGTGTCGGCCTTTGATACGACCCTGGCGGTGCTGACGGGTTATTTTGCCAACCTCATCATTCCCCGCATGGGCGAAGTGACGCGCTGCGGCACGCTAAACCGGCTGGAAGGGGTTCCGGTGAACGTGAGTTTCGGCACGGTGGTAGCCGAACGCGTCTTCGACGTTCTGGTCCTGCTGACGCTCATTACCGGTACGTTCCTGCTCGAATTCGACCGGCTGAGCACTTTTTTCCTCGATTTCTTTTCGTCAAAACTGAACGTTCCGGGCCTGAAGGATAACTCCTGGCCGCTCATCATCCTGGCGGGTTCGCTGCTCGGCGGGCTGGTGCTGGTCTGGTTTTTCTACAACAAGTACAAGGAAGTGCTGCGCGAAAAGCCGTTTTTCCAGAAAATCAGAAAGTTTACGGACGGGTTGCTCGAAGGGCTGCTCAGCGTCCGGAAGCTGAAAAATCCCGGGGCCTTCGCCCTCCATACGGTGCTGATCTGGGTGACGTACTACTTCATGTCGTATGTCCTGTTCTTTTCGATGCCTCAGACGTCGGGGCTGGATATGCTGGCTGGTCTGACCATTCTGATCATGGGCGGGATTGGCATGGCGGCCCCCGTTCAGGGCGGCATCGGGCCGTTTCACCTGCTGGTGGGCAACACGCTGGTGCTGTACGGACTGACGCAGCAGGACGGAATCGTGCTGGCCACGTTTATGCACGCCGTGCAGACGCTGGTGACGCTGCTGCTGGGCGGCCTGAGCTTCCTGATTGTGCTGTTCCGCCAGAATCGCAGCCCGCTTGCGCAGACGGCCGCCACGGAGCCCGTCAACCTGGGCCGGTAAGTTTTGTGCCACGCCATTCGTGCCCCGATTCCGGGTCAGGGCACGGATAAAAGACCGTACGTAGTATCTTCGCCGCATGACCGAATCCAAAATTCTTACCCGCCCCGAAGCGGTGCAGCAGGCCGAAGCCTGGCGGGCCGCCGGACAGCGCATTGTTTTTACCAACGGCTGTTTTGACATCGTTCACCTCGGCCACATCGATTATCTGGAAAAAGCCCGTTCGCTGGGCGACCGGCTCGTTCTTGGCCTGAATACCGACGCTTCCGTTAGCTGCATCAAAGGTCCGCTGCGGCCGGTCGTCAACGAATACGCCCGCGCCCGCCTCATGGCCGCGCTGGAATTTGTAGATGCCGTAGTGCTCTTCGGCGAACCGACCCCGCTCGAACTCATTGAGGCCGTTCGTCCCCACATTCTCGTCAAGGGCGATGATTATAGCGTAGAAAACATCGTCGGGGCGGATTTCGTTATTCAGAACGGGGGAAGCGTGCAGACGGTAGCGCTGGTGCCGGGGTATTCGACAACCAAACTGATTGAGAAAATCCGGCAGGCTTATCAGTAACCGCATGGGACAAATGGCGGCCTGCCGCGTTAAACGGTCATAGTTTTAGACAAAAACCGAACCCTTCCCTTGACAAAAATTGTTTCATTAGGGAAGTTCGCAACTGAATCTTCCTTACTAAACTTTGACTGAACGATGCCCGGATATTGGATTATCTTCATCCTTTTTGCCTTAATCAGCGCCGCAGTAAGCTGGCGGCTGCGTAGTAAATTCAACCAGTACTCACAGGTTGGCCTGCAAAACGGCCTTAGCGGGGCAGAAATCGCCCAGCGGATGCTGCAGGAAAACGGTATTCATGACGTCCGCGTCCTGTCCGTGGAAGGGATGCTCACCGACCACTACAATCCGCAGGACAAGACCGTCAACCTGAGCGCGGACGTGTATTACGGTCGCTCGGTAGCGGCGGCGGCGGTGGCGGCCCACGAATGCGGTCACGCCGTGCAGCACGCTACGGCCTACGGCCCGCTGAAGTTCCGCTCGGCGATGGTGCCGTTCCTGACCATTTCGTCGCAGTACATGCAGTGGATTATCCTGATCGGGATTTTCCTGATCAACACGACGATTCTGCCGCTGGCGCTTGGGGTGGCCCTGTTTGCCATCACGACGCTGTTCAGCTTTATCACCCTGCCGGTGGAGTTCGACGCGAGCCGCCGGGCCCTGGCCTGGATTGATACTCGGGGTGTGGTGAACCGGCAGGAACACGAATACGCAAAAGATGCCCTGTGGTGGGCGGCCATGACGTACGTCGTAGCGGCTCTGGGCTCTCTGGCTACGCTGCTGTACTACGTCAGCATTCTGATGGGCAGCCGCCGCAACAACTAATCTCACTCTTTTTCATAGCAAAGGCCCGGCTTTCGAACCGGGCCTTTCTTTTTTTGTACGGGTCAATGACTACCGGAGCGCGACCGATTCCTGCATCTGTTCTACGCGGGGGTTGGGCGCATGCTGCTGGTCGATCAGTCCGCCGACGAAGGCGATCACGGCGGCAATCAGTAGGGCGGGCCAGAACCCGTGAATGGTGAAGCTGGACATCATCTTATCGATCAGTTTCAGGATCAACGCCGTGACGACCAGTCTTACCAGGCCGGTCAGCAGGAAAAACGTCACCAAGTTGAGTGGGAAGCTGATAATCCAGCCGATAAAGAAGTTAAGGACTCCAAGCAGGAAGGCAATCAGGATGGCTGTTCCAAAGTTTTTAACATCAATCTGGGGCATCAGGTAAGCCAGGCCGAAGATGATGGCCGCATCGAGCAGCAAATGAAGGATGAAATTCATAGACAGATAGGATTGTTTGCGTGCAATGTTAAACAGATTGCCTGTACGGTTGTTCATACATCAGAAAAAAAACCGCCTTCTATGAAGCTGATTCTGTTACCGTTAGCGCTCTTTGGTTTACTAACTGACTTATCCTGTGGCCAGTCGACGGGACGGGAAAGCACCGCTTCCCAAACGGCCGATTCGCTGTATCAATACCGGGATGCCTCCCGCGACGGCATCGGCAAACAGTACCAGGGTCGCGAGATTGCGCAGGTGATGGGCCATCTGGGGGCCGACTGGCTCGACCGCCCCGAACGTGAGCAGGAAGAGCGCACCGACCTGCTGCTCGACGCCCTTGCCCTGAAACCGACCGACGTTGTGGCCGATATTGGCGCCGGCACCGGTTACTTTACGTTTCGCATGGCCCCGGCCGTACCGCAGGGCCGCGTGCTGGCCGTCGATATTCAGCCGGAAATGATCGAGTACCTGAACGAAAACCGGAAAAAGCAGAAGGCGTCCAATGTGCAGCCCGTGCTGGGCACCATCACGGACCCGAAACTTCCTCCGAACAGCATCGATATGGCGCTGATGGTGGATGCGTACCACGAGTTTTCGCATCCCTACGAAATGATGCGTCAAATTGTGAAAGCCCTGCGCCCCGGCGGCCGGGTGGTGCTGGTGGAATACCGCGCCGAAGACCCCAGCGTGCCCATCAAACCCCTGCACAAAATGAGCGTTCGGCAGGCTACCCGGGAGATGAAAGCGGTGGGCCTCATGTTTGAAAAAGTAGCCAGAACGCTGCCTCAGCAACACATTATCTTTTTCAAAAAATAACCCCTATCACTCTGAATATCAAGACAATACAACCTAACCAATCGAAACAAAACGGGCACTTTCCTCGCTTGCCGGGTGTTTTATTGATGTACCAGCAAGCGGAAAAGATATGTATTGTGTCAAGTGCGGTAACGAGATCCCCGAAGGTCGTTTGAAGGCCCTTCCGAATACCAAGACCTGCGTCCGTTGTTCGGGCGCGCAGCGGGTGGCCGGCTTCCCGATGATTACCGGCAAGACGGAGTACTCGGCCCTGCAATTGATGTCGCAGGACGACGCCCGTCGACTTCAGCACATGCAGCAGCGGCGCGGCACCGGAGCGTCGCAGTTCATGACGCGGGAGAAGCGCAACTGATGTCCGAACCGGGATTGACGGTGATTTTAAGGATTAACTATGATTTATCTGGAAGCGAAGCCAATCCTGTTAATCCTTAAAAATCACCGTCAATCCCGGTTCAGGACAGTTTACTTTTTCGGTAGCCGTAGAGGAAGTAGATCACCAGCCCGATCACGAGCCAGATGCCAAAAATCCGCCAGTTGCTCAGGCCGAGTTCGGTCATCAGATACAGGTTCGTCAGGATGCCCAGCACGGGGAGCAGCGAGAAATTACGCAGGAAGCTTAGGACCGAGAGCGTTGCCCAGACGAGCCAGAACACAATCTGGAGCGGCTTTTCTTCCATCGCCGAAAACAGATTTCCCGACGCATACGCCCAGACCAGCGTACCGACGAAGCCTAGCCCTACCAGGAACTTCCCGTTCACGTACGGCACTTTGAACTTGGATTGCGCCGAAATGCCCTTCGCATCCAGATACAGAATGCCGCCGCAGACCAGAATAAAGGCGAAGAACGTCCCGACGCTGGTCAGGTCGATGAAAAACTGCATGTCGAGGAAAAGCGACGGAATCGCCACCAGCGCCCCGGTCACGAAGGTCGCGAAGGAAGGCGTCCGGTAACGCGGGTGAATGCGGGAGAAGGCGGGCCACAGCAGTCCGTCGCGGCTCATGGTCATCCAGATGCGTGGCTGGCCGAGCTGGTACACCAGCAGCGCGCTCGTGATGGCGACCACCGCACTCACGGAGATAACGCCCGCCACAAAATCCATGCCCACCTTCTGAAACACATACGCCAGCGGGTCGTCTACGCCCAGTTCCTTGTAGTTGACCATTCCCGTTAGTACGAGCGTAATCAGCACGTACAGGATGGTACAGATGATGAGGCAGTAGATCATGGCTTTGGGCAGGTCCCGCTGCGGATTCTTACACTCTTCGGCCGTCGTCGAAATCGAATCAAACCCGATGAAAGCGAAGAAAACAGATGCCACCCCGCTCAGGACGCCCGAAATTCCGTTTGGAGCGAACGGCGACCAGTTGGCCGGTTTGACAAAAAAGGCACCCGCCGCAATGACCAGCAGGATGACGCCCAGTTTCAGCACGACCAGAATGTTGCTGGCCGTCCGGGACTCCTTGATGCCGATGTAGACCAATGCTGTAATGAGCACCGTGATCAGACCAGCCGGCAGGTCCATGATCAGCCGCAAATCACCAAATGTCGGCGCGGCGGCGTAAGCCTGGGCCAGCAGCTGCTCTCCCCCCGTCAAGACGGCCCCGGCGGTTTGTGATTTCTCGAACGCGGCGGCCGCCGATCCGTAGTCGGTCGATAAATAGCCCGGAAACTGGATGCCGAAGCCCGTCAGCATGGACGTAAAATACTCGGACCACGAAATTGCCACCACCATGTTGCTGACGGCATATTCCAGAATGAGCGCCCAGCCGATGATCCAGGCAAAAATCTCCCCGAACGAAACGTAAGCGTACGTGTAGGCGCTTCCGCTCACCGGCACCGTCGAGGCAAACTGGGCATAACTGAGCGCCGTAAAAACGCAGGCGATGGCCGTAAAGACAAAAAGCAGCGAAACGGCGGGCCCGCCGTTGACGCTGGCCCGACCGATGGTACTAAAGATTCCGGCCCCGATGATGGCCGCAATGCCGAGGGAAGTCAGGTCGCGGACACCCAGCACTTTGACAAGGTGGGAGGAGTTGCTGTCGTCGGCATCGCCTACGGCCTGGTTAACGCTTTTTCTTCTGAAAATGGAGTCAGACATAAAACTGGGAGTAAGTCCGTACGGGTGAATGGTCCGCCTCCCACAGAGTCCGGCGGAGCCACTGACGGCGTACGACTATTTTGTTTCTTCGATTAATACGGTTAGTTCTTTGATCCGCGAGCGGGTTATTTCCTCTTTGCAGGTGGCTACCATCATGGGCATCATGGAGCCGCCGGCGTAGCGGGTTTCGTAAAGTTTACAATGGGCATCCCGGAACAGAATCCATTGCCGCTGCGCCTGAACCAGGACGGCTTTCTCGCCGGCGGTCATCAGTCCGGTGAGCTTTTTGTAGACCGCATTCAGGTCCTTGTCAGCCTTCTGGTAGCTAAGGGCTGCGCAGTAGTTCATGTCCGATTGCGTCTGGGGATTTGAGCAGTCGGGCCGGGAGGCAGACGGGCTGGCACTTTGAGCGGCCGCCGCCAGACTTCCCAGCAGAGCCACGCTCAAAAGCAGGTAGTTTTTGGTCATTTAGTACGATGAATACGGATACTTGTTGATTTGTGATGCTAAAAATAGAAATACTTTTCAAATTTGAAGCGTTTCTATGCTACCATGTCCATTCACGTACAGAACTTAATCAAGCAGTACAGCACGGGCCAGCGGGCCGTAGATGATATTTCCTTTTCGGTTCAACCGGGCGAAATTGTCGGGTTTCTCGGTCCCAACGGCGCGGGAAAATCCACGACGATGAAGATCGCCACGGGCTACCTTCCTCCCACCGGCGGCACCGTCGAAGTAGCGGGCTTCAACGTCCGGACCCAGTCGATGGACGTGCGGCGCAGCACCGGCTATCTTCCCGAACACAACCCGCTGTATCTGGACATGTACGTGAAGGAGTACCTGCGCTTTGCGGGTTCGCTGAATGGCCTGAAGGGGCCCGAATTAGCCAACGGAATCAGCGGGATTATCGAGCGGGTGGGCCTGGGACCTGAACAGCACAAACGCATCGGCCAGTTATCCAAAGGCTACCGCCAGCGGGTGGGTCTGGCCCAGGCGCTGCTGCACAATCCGCCCGTACTGATTCTGGACGAACCCACGACGGGTCTGGACCCCAACCAGCTGACCGAAATCCGCAACGTCATCCGGGAGGCGGGCCGGGAAAAAACGGTCCTTTTTTCGACCCACATCATGCAGGAAGTGGAAGCCCTGTGCGACCGGGTTGTCATTATCAACCGGGGACGGCTGGTCGCCGACGGACGGCTGGACGAACTGCGCGGAGCCTCGGCCGATACGGTCACGATCGTAGCCGAATTTGAAGAAGAGTTGACAGGAGAAAACGTACTGACCGAACTGGCGGGTGTCCGGCAGGTCGAACCGCTGGGGCGCGGGCATTACCGGATCGTGGCCGACCGGAACGCCGACGTGCGCGCGGCCATCTTCCGGCTCGCGGCCGACAAAAACCTGACGCTGGTCGGTCTGAAACAGCAGGAAAACAGCCTCGAAGGCCTCTTTCGCGAACTCACCAAAGGAAATTAAGAATTAAAAGTTAAGAGTTAAAAATAGGCTCCGCTGATTCAGGTTTTAACCCTCAGCGGAGCTTATTTTTAACTCTTAACTTTTAACTTTTAATTACTTCCGGGCTTGCGCCATCAGTGGATACTGGTCGAAGATCGACCGGACGATTCCTTTGAAGTAGTTGTTCTTATAGTTCGGGTGTTTAGTCACGCGTGAGGCATACCCTTTCCAGATGACCTGATACGTTTCGGCGTCGATGAGCGAGATCATCAGCGTGCCTTCATCCAGGTTGTAATCAATGCGTTTGTAGGTGGCATCGTTATCTTCGCTCACGACCCAATCCTTGATGACCGGCTGCTGGTAGCCCCGGAACCGCAGGTCGTTGCGGAAGATGTTGTACGAAATCAACAGGTGCGGGCTGCGGTTGGCTACCTGATAGCCCCGGGCTTCCATCTGGTGACGGATAGCGTCCTGAATGTCCGAACACAGCAGCGTCGAATCCACGTACTCACACTCCAGGAAATTAAACGATTCGTAATTCTTGAAATGACCTTCGTAGCTGTAATCATGTTCTACGAATAACTTCCCGGGCATACACCCTGCCAAACCCGCGAGGGCCGCGACAATCAAAACACCGACAAAATGCTTCATACGTAAACGACACTTTTTAGCTGGACTGATTAGTTGATTTCGTTAGGACAAACTGTTTTTGTTACCGATAGGTTTACAAAAAAATACGACTCCAAACTAAAACCGGCCTTCTCCGTACGAACAGGCTAAGCCCGGTAATACTCAAGCGCTTTGCGCATTTCAGCCGGTGTGACGGTCAGGTCGAAGGCGCAGCTGCCCGGTCCGTTGGGCAGCGCCATGCGGACCTGGCCGCCGCGGTTCTTCTTGTCCTGCCGCGTCAGGGCCAGAATAGGCTCGATATCGGCGTCCGACAGGGCCACCCGGCCGTATATGGAAAACAGGTATTCTTCGATCTGACCCAGCAGCCGCTCATCGATCATTTTCCGGTTGAAGGCCAGCCAGGCCTCCGCCAGCATGCCTGCCGCAATGGCCTCGCCGTGCAGCAGGCGTTTTTTGGGTATGTTGAGGAAGTGCGTTTCAATGGCATGGCCCAGCGTGTGACCGAAGTTGAGAATCTTACGAATTCCCTTCTCGGTTGGATCTTGCTCGACCACTTTTTTCTTGATTTCGACGGAATGCGCCACCAGGGCCTCCCAGTCTTGTTCATGCAGGTCACGGCGGCGAATGTCGTCCCATCTGCCCGCGTCAGCGATGAGGCAATGCTTGATGATTTCAGCAAAGCCCGACCGAAGTTCGCGTTCCGGAAGCGTCTGAAGAAAAGCCGTGTCGATCAGGACGGCTTCCGGCAGTTTGAACACCCCAATATGGTTTTTAAATCCGTGAAAGTCAATACCTAGCTTTCCGCCCACGCTGGCATCAACCTGTGCCAGTAAGGTGGTGGGAATCTGCACAAAATCGATTCCGCGCTTGTAGGTGGCCGCACAAAACCCGCCCAAATCGCCGATTACCCCGCCTCCGAGGTTAATCAGCAGGCCGTACCGGTCAAAATTGGCTCGCGTCAGCGCCTGCCAGACGGTTTCACAGGTAGCCAGATGCTTGTGTTCTTCGCCGGCGGGGATGGCAATAAGAATATGTTTCGGTAATAATTTTTTTACCAACGGGTAACAATGTTTGCGGGTATTTGCGTCGACCAGCACCGCCACGGACGAATACGAACGATCGTTCAGAAAGCGGGGCAATGAGTCGGAAACCGCAGAAATAAGTACAGACATTTAATGTTTTATAAAAAAATTTAAAAACTTCACAGAAAAGGTCCTATAAGCCTTGCTCCACAGGACAGATAAATCAACAGGAGAATCGGGGCAGGGGCCAAATTTTATTGCACAAAATAAACCAATTATATGCAATGCATAGCCGTGCCATCCCGGTTTGTATTACTATTTCTACTGTGACCCTGTTGATTATGTCTTCAAAATAAGCCAGATTTGAGATTGTATTTTAGATTTTTCTTTAACCAAAGCTAACTTAATAATGAGCAACTCTCTACAGAAATGGCTCTTTATGGTCATTTTGAGCGGGTTGACCGTACTCGGTGCATGGGCGCAGGATAACGCCATCACGGGGAAAGTCACCTCCGCCGAGGATGGCAGTCCAATTCCGGGAGCCAGTGTCATCGTGCGGGGAACCACCCGCGGGACTACCACCGACGCCCAGGGCAATTACCGCATCGCGGCCAGCACCGGCCAGACCCTCCGCTTCAGCTTCATCGGCACCAAGAACCGCGACG from Tellurirhabdus rosea harbors:
- a CDS encoding phage holin family protein; protein product: MNFILHLLLDAAIIFGLAYLMPQIDVKNFGTAILIAFLLGVLNFFIGWIISFPLNLVTFFLLTGLVRLVVTALILKLIDKMMSSFTIHGFWPALLIAAVIAFVGGLIDQQHAPNPRVEQMQESVALR
- a CDS encoding class I SAM-dependent methyltransferase produces the protein MKLILLPLALFGLLTDLSCGQSTGRESTASQTADSLYQYRDASRDGIGKQYQGREIAQVMGHLGADWLDRPEREQEERTDLLLDALALKPTDVVADIGAGTGYFTFRMAPAVPQGRVLAVDIQPEMIEYLNENRKKQKASNVQPVLGTITDPKLPPNSIDMALMVDAYHEFSHPYEMMRQIVKALRPGGRVVLVEYRAEDPSVPIKPLHKMSVRQATREMKAVGLMFEKVARTLPQQHIIFFKK
- a CDS encoding amino acid permease codes for the protein MSDSIFRRKSVNQAVGDADDSNSSHLVKVLGVRDLTSLGIAAIIGAGIFSTIGRASVNGGPAVSLLFVFTAIACVFTALSYAQFASTVPVSGSAYTYAYVSFGEIFAWIIGWALILEYAVSNMVVAISWSEYFTSMLTGFGIQFPGYLSTDYGSAAAAFEKSQTAGAVLTGGEQLLAQAYAAAPTFGDLRLIMDLPAGLITVLITALVYIGIKESRTASNILVVLKLGVILLVIAAGAFFVKPANWSPFAPNGISGVLSGVASVFFAFIGFDSISTTAEECKNPQRDLPKAMIYCLIICTILYVLITLVLTGMVNYKELGVDDPLAYVFQKVGMDFVAGVISVSAVVAITSALLVYQLGQPRIWMTMSRDGLLWPAFSRIHPRYRTPSFATFVTGALVAIPSLFLDMQFFIDLTSVGTFFAFILVCGGILYLDAKGISAQSKFKVPYVNGKFLVGLGFVGTLVWAYASGNLFSAMEEKPLQIVFWLVWATLSVLSFLRNFSLLPVLGILTNLYLMTELGLSNWRIFGIWLVIGLVIYFLYGYRKSKLS
- the gldA gene encoding gliding motility-associated ABC transporter ATP-binding subunit GldA — protein: MSIHVQNLIKQYSTGQRAVDDISFSVQPGEIVGFLGPNGAGKSTTMKIATGYLPPTGGTVEVAGFNVRTQSMDVRRSTGYLPEHNPLYLDMYVKEYLRFAGSLNGLKGPELANGISGIIERVGLGPEQHKRIGQLSKGYRQRVGLAQALLHNPPVLILDEPTTGLDPNQLTEIRNVIREAGREKTVLFSTHIMQEVEALCDRVVIINRGRLVADGRLDELRGASADTVTIVAEFEEELTGENVLTELAGVRQVEPLGRGHYRIVADRNADVRAAIFRLAADKNLTLVGLKQQENSLEGLFRELTKGN
- the panC gene encoding pantoate--beta-alanine ligase — its product is MHIFSTATELRRYLNTVRRAGRPVHFVPTMGALHEGHLSLIEAARTDLWHLGGDFGQEPALTVCSIFVNPTQFNNPDDLARYPRTLEADLALLEAAGCDAVFAPSVAEMYPVPAVLKIHFGDLETVMEGAFRPGHFNGVGIVVAKLFHLVQPDRAYFGQKDLQQVAVVKRLVRDLSFPVEIVRCPTLREADGLAMSSRNRLLSPDERRQATELYRVLTRAQSLLTDETPMDATRAAVAQHFADLPQFRLEYFEIANADTLQPVGDLQAPGTTALLIAAQLGKVRLIDNLVF
- a CDS encoding zinc metallopeptidase translates to MPGYWIIFILFALISAAVSWRLRSKFNQYSQVGLQNGLSGAEIAQRMLQENGIHDVRVLSVEGMLTDHYNPQDKTVNLSADVYYGRSVAAAAVAAHECGHAVQHATAYGPLKFRSAMVPFLTISSQYMQWIILIGIFLINTTILPLALGVALFAITTLFSFITLPVEFDASRRALAWIDTRGVVNRQEHEYAKDALWWAAMTYVVAALGSLATLLYYVSILMGSRRNN
- a CDS encoding glycogen/starch synthase, which encodes MSKLRILYVASEINPFLQTSDVADFVRKLPQEMQERGMEIRILVPRFGLINERKNRLHEVVRLSGINITVGDEEKPLIIKVASIPNAKLQVYFIDNEDYFQRKHVFFDKENRFYEDNDERAIFFCKGVLETVKKLGWSPDIVHCNDWMTALIPLYLKTTYKNDPMFKDTKSVFSVYNNSFTHRFTDDIVEKAKAMDIDEEMLSHLKTGDFEGFVKIGCAYADVVVKADEDFSDSLTSILNDLPEKKIELTEEDENVAERYYTLYTELVG
- a CDS encoding lysozyme inhibitor LprI family protein gives rise to the protein MTKNYLLLSVALLGSLAAAAQSASPSASRPDCSNPQTQSDMNYCAALSYQKADKDLNAVYKKLTGLMTAGEKAVLVQAQRQWILFRDAHCKLYETRYAGGSMMPMMVATCKEEITRSRIKELTVLIEETK
- a CDS encoding lysylphosphatidylglycerol synthase transmembrane domain-containing protein — protein: MKNIIKYTISLGIAAGLLWYVFKDINLAAMFDAFRKADYRWIIASGLLTILAHWSRAYRWSLLMEPVVGRRVSAFDTTLAVLTGYFANLIIPRMGEVTRCGTLNRLEGVPVNVSFGTVVAERVFDVLVLLTLITGTFLLEFDRLSTFFLDFFSSKLNVPGLKDNSWPLIILAGSLLGGLVLVWFFYNKYKEVLREKPFFQKIRKFTDGLLEGLLSVRKLKNPGAFALHTVLIWVTYYFMSYVLFFSMPQTSGLDMLAGLTILIMGGIGMAAPVQGGIGPFHLLVGNTLVLYGLTQQDGIVLATFMHAVQTLVTLLLGGLSFLIVLFRQNRSPLAQTAATEPVNLGR
- the rfaE2 gene encoding D-glycero-beta-D-manno-heptose 1-phosphate adenylyltransferase, whose amino-acid sequence is MTESKILTRPEAVQQAEAWRAAGQRIVFTNGCFDIVHLGHIDYLEKARSLGDRLVLGLNTDASVSCIKGPLRPVVNEYARARLMAALEFVDAVVLFGEPTPLELIEAVRPHILVKGDDYSVENIVGADFVIQNGGSVQTVALVPGYSTTKLIEKIRQAYQ
- the panD gene encoding aspartate 1-decarboxylase, whose protein sequence is MFITVMKSKIHRVRVTQAELNYVGSITIDEDLMDAAGLIENEQVHIVNNNNGERLITYVIKGERGSGIICLNGAAARRAQVGDIIIIIAYGMMSQEEAGTFKPTVVFPDAENRLVK
- a CDS encoding TraR/DksA C4-type zinc finger protein yields the protein MYCVKCGNEIPEGRLKALPNTKTCVRCSGAQRVAGFPMITGKTEYSALQLMSQDDARRLQHMQQRRGTGASQFMTREKRN